GCCGACAGCCTCTATCTCGCTGTCAACACCAACAGGCTGGAGCGTGCCGAGAAAGAGGAACTGGTTTTCAAGAGGGCGCAGATCAAATTCTTCCAGAAAGAATATGACCAGGCCAAGGGGCTGTATCAGCACCTGAGCGGGATATACCCGCGTTCTTTGTATGTCAACGACTGCCTTCGTAAGATCCTGATCATCGACGAGAATCAGGGTATGGCGATACTTGATCTGAATTTTTACAGCCAGGCCGAGAGGACGGTCTGGCAGAACAAGATAGATTCGGCGCTGGCCCGGCTGGTTGAGCTTTCCGAACGGGGAAAT
The sequence above is a segment of the Candidatus Zixiibacteriota bacterium genome. Coding sequences within it:
- a CDS encoding tetratricopeptide repeat protein, with protein sequence ADSLYLAVNTNRLERAEKEELVFKRAQIKFFQKEYDQAKGLYQHLSGIYPRSLYVNDCLRKILIIDENQGMAILDLNFYSQAERTVWQNKIDSALARLVELSERGNSNLAALATFEAGKIYYDRGDYEKSFEMFTRMLESFEESFYSAESQRYIGDLYFYHFDNKQKAAEAYRLILENYPNRVLYEYARRQLRKLES